The following proteins are co-located in the Castanea sativa cultivar Marrone di Chiusa Pesio chromosome 8, ASM4071231v1 genome:
- the LOC142606853 gene encoding ras-related protein Rab11D-like, with translation MASHGKEGYGVSEQRIDCEFKVVLIGDFEVGKCQILARCERKESKTGTAVTVKYETQTLHIEKKSVKAHICGIIGQERNNVDSNADYKDADGVILVYDITNCKSFDCMTFCLEELHRHAKKRQAIILIGNKSDYENDREVLRKEACGFAKKNGLIFLEISALEGTDFDNALKALLTKLVNINNNNTTNSNNTTTSTTTYTNTSNNVTNTTTSSHNNNKAYQNNGSNNSNPRNVNIKQNFYFYFYFNF, from the exons atgGCAAGCCATGGTAAAGAAGGATATGGAGTTTCGGAACAGAGGATTGACTGTGAATTCAAGGTGGTGCTGATAGGAGACTTTGAGGTTGGGAAGTGTCAGATACTGGCACGTTGCGAACGCAAAGAGTCCAAGACTGGTACCGCCGTTACTGTCAAGTACGAGACCCAAACCCTTCACATCGAGAAAAAGAGTGTCAAGGCCCACATCTGCGGCATCATTGGCCAAGAACG AAACAATGTAGATTCAAATGCAGATTACAAGGATGCTGATGGGGTAATACTGGTTTATGACATAACTAACTGCAAGAGTTTTGATTGCATGACTTTTTGCCTGGAAGAGCTGCATCGCCATGCAAAGAAAAGACAAGCTATCATTCTGATAGGGAACAAAAGTGATTACGAGAATGATCGTGAAGTTCTAAGAAAGGAAGCTTGTGGATTTGCTAAGAAGAACGGTCTGATTTTCTTGGAGATCTCAGCATTGGAAGGAACTGATTTTGATAATGCCTTAAAGGCTTTGTTGACAAAGCTTGTGAACATTAACAACAATAATACCACCAACAGCAATAATACCACCACCAGTACCACCACATATACCAACACCAGCAATAATGTCACCAATACTACCACCAGCAGCCACAATAATAACAAGGCCTATCAGAATAATGGCAGCAACAATTCGAATCCGAGAAACgtcaatataaaacaaaatttttatttttatttttattttaatttttag